In Erythrolamprus reginae isolate rEryReg1 chromosome 10, rEryReg1.hap1, whole genome shotgun sequence, one DNA window encodes the following:
- the SHF gene encoding SH2 domain-containing adapter protein F produces MARWLRDRLLFRSARPEPPQPDYAAGPEQPDLLAAYRLQRERDFEDPYGGGSHEAPPAAPRRCRSPRRRLIRVEAERAAPSPGTDQKENKMTILQDYSDPFDTRQDTPSRTQEQQRDKNEGYMEPFDAQKLLTEVQKDGPKEEPATPKPLPLYDTPYEAPEDESGPEDQPSSQPAVSCRYSWLPEDDERPPEEYDQPWEWKKERISRVFAVEIEGIKDLPWPPPVGQLDGSTNHSEPEKHLLLQSTRDAPPGLQNAGASAPDSSPLEDNSAVKNHVPACTEGKGAPCWLSPEDGAAFGEYVNPALPLESQGWYHGTLSRVDAESLLRLCREASYLVRNSESSHDAFSLSLKSSQGFLHMKLLQTEDNKFVLGQHSPPFNNIPEVIHHYVSHKLPIQGAEHMSLLYPVSTQPSNCLAAEQ; encoded by the exons ATGGCTCGCTGGCTCCGCGACCGCCTCCTCTTCCGCAGCGCCCGGCCGGAGCCCCCGCAGCCGGACTACGCGGCGGGTCCCGAGCAGCCCGACCTCCTGGCCGCCTACCGCTTGCAACGCGAGCGCGACTTCGAGGACCCCTACGGCGGGGGCTCCCACGAGGCCCCCCCGGCCGCCCCCCGACGCTGCCGCTCGCCTCGCCGCAGGCTCATCCGGGTGGAAGCCGAGAGGGCCGCCCCCTCCCCCGGGACGGACCAGAAGGAGAACAAG ATGACCATCCTGCAAGACTATTCAGACCCATTCGACACGAGGCAAGACACTCCTAGTCGGACGCAGGAGCAGCAAAGAGATAAAAACGAAGGGTACATGGAACCGTTTGATGCTCAGAAGCTCCTGACAG AGGTTCAGAAGGATGGCCCCAAGGAAGAACCTGCCACTCCGAAGCCTCTGCCTTTGTATGACACTCCCTACGAAGCCCCGGAGGACGAATCGGGCCCAGAGGACCAGCCGTCTTCCCAGCCTGCCGTCTCCTGTCGCTACTCCTGGTTGCCGGAAGACGACGAGAGGCCTCCAGAGGAGTATGACCAGCCGTGGGAATGGAAGAAGGAGAGGATCTCCAGAGTCTTTGCGG TGGAGATTGAAGGGATCAAGGACTTGCCGTGGCCTCCTCCGGTGGGACAGCTGGATGGTTCGACTAACCACTCTGAGCCCGAGAAACATctccttctccaaagcaccagagatgCTCCGCCGGGCCTCCAGAATGCCGGTGCCAGTGCTCCAGACTCTTCTCCTCTGGAAGACAATA GTGCCGTGAAGAACCATGTGCCGGCATGCACAGAGGGAAAGGGCGCCCCCTGCTGGTTGAGCCCAGAGGATGGGGCAGCTTTTGGCGAATATGTCAATCCTGCACTGCCACTGGAGAGCCAAGG aTGGTATCATGGGACCTTGAGTCGGGTGGATGCTGAGAGCCTTCTCCGACTTTGCCGGGAAGCCAGTTACCTGGTTCGGAACAGTGAAAGTAGCCACGatgccttttccctctccctcaa gaGCAGCCAAGGGTTCCTTCACATGAAACTCCTGCAGACAGAAGACAACAAGTTTGTCTTGGGCCAGCACAGCCCTCCCTTCAACAACATTCCAGAAGTCATCCACCACTATGTCAGCCACAAGCTGCCCATCCAAGGAGCTGAACACATGTCCTTGCTCTACCCAGTCTCTACTCAGCCCTCCAACTGCCTGGCCGCAGAGCAGTGA